GATATGGGTAGTTTTAGGGCTATTAAATCATGGTTTATGTTTGATAACCTGGTGGTAAGTTTGGGCTCCGGCATTCAAAATACCATAGCTGCCTATCCTACAGAAACTACATTATTCCAAAATTATTTGAAAGATTCAACTGATGTGCTCACTATAAATGGTGCAGCAGTAAATTCATTTCCATACACAAAAAAGGGAGAAGCTGGAAAGTCCTTAACGATTATTGACAACCGAAATATTGGTTATTATATTCCAAATGCAGGAAATACGTTGTTAACGAAAGCAACGCAGGTTTCTCGTGATCAAAAGGATAGCCGTAAAACTACCGGTAACTTTGCTAAGTTGATCTTGCAACATGGAAATGCACCTATAAACGCTGGGTACGAGTATGCTATGTTGATAAAAACGAATAAACAAGCGCTGGAAACTTTAGCTTTGTCGCAGGAAAGCACTAAACCTTTATACAAAGTCTTGCAAAAGGATAGTGCTGCGCATATTGTATGGTATGCTCCACAACAGATTACCGCACTCGCTGTTTTTGGAAGTAACAACAAACTCTCGGATTCTTTACTAATGGGTAATAACAGACCATGCTTGCTAATGTACCAACAAAAGGAAAAGCAGTTGTCTATGTCGGTTACCGATCCTGATCTTGCCTTTTATGAAGGGCCTGATGATAGTCCGCTAACGGCGGATGGTAAAAGAAAAGAAGTGAGCATTTACTCCCGTAAATGGTACCGTTCACCGGCTAAACCATCAATTGTAGAACTGTTGATAAAAGGCAACTGGGAAGTGAAAACAGGTAAAGATGATTTGAAGGTAACCTTGCAGTCTGATGGGAATACAATGGTTAGTGTAAAATGCGCAGACGGGGTAGCTTCAAAAATTGAATTGTTTAAAAGAAAGTAAAAGGAGAATATAAAATGAAGAATACGATCTTATGTGCTTTACTGGTCATATTTTCAGTAAGTACTGCAGGGGCACAAAGTAAGATATCAAACAAGCCCAATGTTATTGTTATTGTTAGTGATGATGCAGGGTATGTTGACTTTGGGTGTTACGGAGGTAAACAAATTCCAACACCAAATATTGATGCTATAGCCCGTCAGGGGATTCGTTTTACTGATGCATATGTGTCAGCCTCGGTATGTGCACCTTCCAGAGCAGGTATTTTAACAGGCCGCTATCAGCAGCGTTTTGGTTTTGAACACAATACTTCTGATTTAGTTGCCCCAGGGTATAAAATTACTGATGTAGGTATGGATCCTTCTGAGCAAACGATTGGTAATGAGATGCAAGCCAATGGTTATAAAACCATCGCCATCGGTAAGTGGCATCAGGGGGATGAGCCAAAGCATTTTCCCCTAAAACGTGGCTTTGATGAATTTTATGGTTTTACCGGCGGACATAGAGATTTCTTTGCCTACAAGGGCAAACGGACTAACGAACATGCTTTGTATAACAATAATGAGATTGTTCCGGAAAGTAAGATCACTTATCTAACGGATATGTTTACGGATAAGGCAACCAGCTTTATCGCGGAGAATAAGGATAAACCCTTTTTCATGTATCTGGCCTATAATGCTGTTCATACACCGATGAATGCAAAGAAAGATTTGATGGAACGTTACGCAGCTATTCCTGATACTGGTAGGAGAGCTTATGCAGCAATGATGACTTCTTTGGATGATGGTGTGGGCCGTGTATTGGCTACCATCAAACAGTATAATCTGGATAAGAATACCCTAATCATCTTTGTGAATGACAATGGTGGCGCTACGGTAAATTCATCTGACAACGGACCATTGAGGGGAATGAAAGGATCAAAATGGGAAGGTGGTATCCGCGTAGCAATGATGATGAAATGGCCCGGACATATTGCTGAAAATAAAACCTATAGCCTTCCTGTAAGTGCATTGGATATATTACCCACATCAATTGCTGCGGGTAATGGTAAACAGAAGGGTAGTAAGAAACTAGATGGGGTAAATTTATTGCCATACTTAAGTGGACGGGATAAGAAATCTCCGCACGAGGCTCTTTACTGGAGAAGAGGAGTTGCTGCGGCCATGAGAGAAAACAACTGGAAACTGATCCGTGTAAAGGATAATGTGTTGTTGTTCGATCTGAACAAAGATATTTCTGAAACTACCAATTTGGCCGCTAAATACCCGGCTAAGATAAAAGAAATGTTGGCTAAACTTGCCCAATGGGAAAAAGGCCTGGATACCCCACATTGGACCAGCCCTTATGGAGATCAGAACCAGATCATGAAACACCGCATGGAAACTACAGGTCGTGAGATGGAAAGAATGTATCCTTAACAAAATAAACCAACTAAATTTATAGCTCAATGAAGAGAATATTGTTAATAACTGCACTGGTCTTGAGTATGCTGATACCGAGATTAACAATGGC
This is a stretch of genomic DNA from Candidatus Pedobacter colombiensis. It encodes these proteins:
- a CDS encoding sulfatase, which codes for MKNTILCALLVIFSVSTAGAQSKISNKPNVIVIVSDDAGYVDFGCYGGKQIPTPNIDAIARQGIRFTDAYVSASVCAPSRAGILTGRYQQRFGFEHNTSDLVAPGYKITDVGMDPSEQTIGNEMQANGYKTIAIGKWHQGDEPKHFPLKRGFDEFYGFTGGHRDFFAYKGKRTNEHALYNNNEIVPESKITYLTDMFTDKATSFIAENKDKPFFMYLAYNAVHTPMNAKKDLMERYAAIPDTGRRAYAAMMTSLDDGVGRVLATIKQYNLDKNTLIIFVNDNGGATVNSSDNGPLRGMKGSKWEGGIRVAMMMKWPGHIAENKTYSLPVSALDILPTSIAAGNGKQKGSKKLDGVNLLPYLSGRDKKSPHEALYWRRGVAAAMRENNWKLIRVKDNVLLFDLNKDISETTNLAAKYPAKIKEMLAKLAQWEKGLDTPHWTSPYGDQNQIMKHRMETTGREMERMYP